Proteins from a genomic interval of Rhodococcoides fascians A25f:
- a CDS encoding ABC transporter ATP-binding protein has product MTTTKAVELRGVTKTYGSVRAVDGLSLSIEPGEVVAFLGPNGAGKTTTIDMMLGLATPTTGSVSVFGGTPADAIAQGRVSAVMQTGGLLRDLTVRETVELTSALFAHTRSVKEVLTRAGIADIGDRRVEKCSGGQQQRLRFALALLPDPDLLVLDEPTTGMDVEGRRDFWNAIRQDASTGRTVLFATHYLDEADAYADRIVLVRHGKIVADGSAAEVKNLAAGRTVTATLPGVDRSMLLALPGVDRVETRGDRVIVHGRDSDSVARYLLNDAHATDLEIVSRNLEDAFLALTTDSENDPAENNLAGSIR; this is encoded by the coding sequence ATGACCACAACGAAGGCAGTCGAACTGCGAGGCGTCACCAAGACATACGGATCTGTCCGTGCGGTGGACGGGCTGAGCCTGTCGATCGAACCGGGCGAGGTCGTCGCATTCCTCGGACCCAACGGAGCGGGAAAGACGACGACCATCGACATGATGCTCGGGCTGGCAACACCCACCACCGGGTCGGTGTCGGTGTTCGGAGGAACGCCCGCCGACGCCATCGCCCAGGGGCGAGTCTCGGCCGTCATGCAGACCGGTGGGTTGCTCCGCGACCTGACCGTCCGCGAAACCGTCGAGCTGACATCGGCACTGTTCGCCCACACCCGTTCGGTGAAAGAGGTGCTGACCCGGGCCGGCATCGCCGACATCGGCGACCGTCGAGTGGAGAAATGCTCCGGCGGCCAGCAACAGCGACTGCGATTCGCACTCGCACTGTTGCCCGACCCGGATCTGTTGGTGCTGGACGAGCCGACCACCGGCATGGACGTCGAGGGTCGTCGCGATTTCTGGAACGCCATTCGCCAGGACGCGAGTACCGGCCGAACGGTGCTGTTCGCGACGCACTATCTCGATGAGGCCGATGCCTACGCCGACCGGATCGTGCTGGTGCGGCACGGCAAGATCGTCGCCGACGGTAGCGCCGCCGAGGTGAAGAACCTGGCTGCTGGACGGACCGTCACCGCGACCTTGCCCGGCGTCGATCGGTCGATGTTGCTCGCTCTGCCCGGGGTCGACCGCGTGGAGACTCGCGGCGACCGGGTGATCGTGCACGGCCGAGACTCCGACTCCGTGGCCCGGTACCTACTGAACGACGCGCATGCGACCGATCTGGAGATCGTCTCGCGGAACCTCGAGGACGCATTCCTCGCCCTGACCACCGATTCTGAAAACGACCCAGCCGAAAACAACCTCGCCGGGAGCATCCGATGA